In a single window of the Canis lupus dingo isolate Sandy chromosome 18, ASM325472v2, whole genome shotgun sequence genome:
- the LOC112663709 gene encoding olfactory receptor 10W1, with the protein MTWGNRSLLMEFGFLAYPSHPELRVLSFLGVSLIYTLIISGNVLIVVAIQTEARLHTPMYYFLGSLSGIEICYTAVVVPHILANILRPEKTITLLGCATQMIFFIGLGSADCFLLAAMAYDRYVAICHPLQYPLTMTLTLCVRLVMASVVIGLFLSTQLVAFIFSLPFCRARSIEHFFCDVPPVMRLVCANSHVHEQSVLVAATLAIAMPFFLIATSYTFIVAAVLKIHSTAGRHRAFSTCSSHLSVVLLQYGCCAFMYLRPNSSYYPKQDQFISLVYTLGTPLLNPLIYTLRNSEMKGTLGRVLTRNCLSQNN; encoded by the coding sequence ATGACCTGGGGAAATCGCTCACTGTTGATGGAATTTGGGTTCCTGGCCTATCCCTCCCACCCAGAGCTCCGTGTCTTGTCCTTCCTTGGAGTCAGCCTAATTTATACCTTGATCATCAGTGGGAATGTTCTAATTGTAGTGGCCATCCAGACAGAAGCCCGCCTACACACACCCATGTACTATTTCTTGGGAAGCCTCTCGGGAATAGAAATATGCTACACTGCTGTGGTGGTGCCCCACATCTTGGCCAACATCCTACGGCCAGAGAAGACCATCACCCTCCTGGGCTGTGCCACTCAGATGATCTTCTTCATCGGGCTCGGCAGTGCCGATTGCTTCCTCTTGGCTGCCATGGCCTATGACCGGTATGTTGCTATTTGCCACCCTTTGCAGTACCCTCTCACCATGACTTTAACTCTCTGTGTCCGCTTGGTCATGGCCTCTGTGGTGATTGGCTTGTTCCTGTCCACACAACTGGTGGCCTTCATCTTCTCTCTGCCATTCTGCCGGGCTCGGAGTATCGAGCATTTCTTTTGTGATGTCCCACCAGTGATGCGTCTTGTTTGTGCCAATAGCCATGTCCATGAGCAGTCAGTGCTGGTGGCAGCCACACTGGCCATTGCCATGCCTTTCTTCCTCATTGCCACTTCCTACACCTTCATTGTGGCCGCTGTGCTCAAGATTCACTCAACAGCTGGGCGTCACCGggccttctccacctgctctTCCCACCTCTCTGTGGTCCTGCTGCAGTATGGCTGTTGCGCCTTCATGTACCTGCGCCCCAACTCCAGCTACTATCCCAAGCAAGATCAGTTCATCTCACTGGTATACACATTGGGAACCCCACTGCTCAACCCACTTATCTACACCCTGAGGAACAGTGAAATGAAGGGGACCTTGGGGAGAGTTCTTACCAGGAATTGCCTCTCCCAGAACAACTAG
- the LOC112663152 gene encoding olfactory receptor 10Q1, which yields MFARSPVLNQSGPPEFFFRVLTTVPEFQALLFLLFLLLYLMILCGNTAIIWVVCTHSSLRTPMYFFLCNLAFLEICYTTVVVPLMLSNIWGAPKPIPLAGCGAQMFFFVTLGSTDCFLLAIMAYDRYVAICHPLHYTLIMTQKLCAQMVACAVGLALVLSLQLTSLIFTLPFCGHRREINHFLCDVPPVLRLACADIRVHQAVLYVVGILVLTVPFLLICVSYVFIASAILRIRSAEGRRRAFSTCSSHLTVVLLQYGCCSLVYLRPRSSSSVDEDRQIALVYTFVTPLLNPLIYTLRNKDVKGALRNAVLHKAASGAS from the coding sequence ATGTTCGCTAGGAGCCCTGTCCTCAACCAATCCGGCCCCCCTGAGTTCTTCTTCCGCGTGTTGACCACCGTCCCAGAATTCCAggccctgctcttcctcctcttcctcctcctctactTGATGATCCTCTGTGGCAACACAGCCATCATCTGGGTGGTGTGCACGCACAGCTCCCTCCgcacccccatgtacttcttcctctgcaACCTGGCCTTCCTGGAAATCTGCTACACCACGGTGGTGGTGCCTCTGATGCTTTCCAACATTTGGGGAGCCCCGAAGCCCATCCCCCTGGCTGGCTGTGGGGCCCAGATGTTCTTTTTTGTCACCCTCGGCAGCACTGACTGCTTTCTCTTGGCAATCATGGCCTACGATCGCTACGTGGCCATCTGCCACCCGCTGCACTACACCCTCATCATGACCCAGAAGCTGTGCGCCCAGATGGTGGCATGCGCGGTGGGCCTGGCCCTGGTCCTCTCCCTGCAGCTCACGTCCTTAATCTTCACCCTGCCCTTCTGCGGGCACCGCCGGGAGATCAACCACTTCCTGTGCGATGTGCCCCCGGTCCTGCGGCTGGCCTGCGCCGACATCCGCGTGCACCAGGCGGTCCTCTACGTGGTGGGCATCCTCGTGCTGACCGTCCCCTTCCTGCTCATCTGTGTGTCCTATGTGTTCATCGCCTCGGCCATCCTGCGCATCCGCTCCGCCGAGGGCCGCCGCCGggccttctccacctgctcctcGCACCTCACCGTGGTCCTGCTGCAGTACGGCTGTTGCAGCCTCGTCTACCTGCGGCCCCGCTCCAGCTCCTCGGTGGACGAGGACCGCCAGATCGCCCTGGTCTACACCTTCGTCACCCCCCTCCTCAACCCGCTGATTTACACCCTCAGGAACAAGGATGTCAAAGGTGCCCTGAGGAATGCCGTCCTCCATAAAGCAGCCTCTGGTGCCAGTTGA
- the LOC112663708 gene encoding LOW QUALITY PROTEIN: olfactory receptor 1S1-like (The sequence of the model RefSeq protein was modified relative to this genomic sequence to represent the inferred CDS: deleted 1 base in 1 codon), with amino-acid sequence MKTLCFFLQISRYMHQGNRTTISGFLLLGLSSQAEHQKLLFVLFLGMYLVTVVGNGLIILAIGLDSYLHTPMYLFLANLSFADISSISTSVPKMLMNIQTKTQSISYESCITQMYFSIVFVVIDNFLLGVMAYDRFVAICHPLNYVTLMQPRICVLLTVIPWVLSNVVALTHTLLLIPLLFCDSNILPHFFCDLAPLLKLSCSDTSINELMLFIVGSSVVTFPFALILFSYICIVKAILRISSMEGKRKAFTTCGSHLTVVLLFYGTIIGVYFFPSSTHPDDRDKIGAVLFTVVTPMINPFIYSLRNKDMKVALRKLINRKHSCL; translated from the exons ATGAAgactttgtgtttctttctccagATCAGCAGATATATGCATCAAGGAAATCGAACCACCATCTCTGGGTTCCTCCTTCTGGGACTCTCCAGCCAGGCTGAGCACCAAAAGCTTCTCTTTGTGCTTTTCCTAGGTATGTACCTGGTCACTGTGGTCGGGAATGGGCTCATCATTCTGGCCATTGGCTTGGATTCTTACCTTCACACTCCCATGTATCTTTTCCTTGCCAATCTGTCCTTTGCTGATATTTCCTCCATATCCACCTCAGTCCCCAAGATGCTGATGAATATTCAGACCAAAACTCAATCTATCTCCTATGAAAGTTGCATCACACAGATGTACTTTTCTATTGTGTTTGTTGTTATTGACAATTTCCTCTTGGGagtcatggcctatgaccgctttGTGGCTATCTGCCACCCTCTGAACTATGTGACCCTCATGCAACCCAGAATCTGCGTTTTGCTCACAGTCATTCCGTGGGTCCTCAGTAAC GTGGTCGCCCTAACACACACCCTTCTGCTCATTCCATTGCTCTTCTGTGACAGCAACATTCTCCCACACTTCTTCTGTGACTTGGCTCCTCTGCTCAAACTGTCCTGCTCAGACACAAGTATCAATGAACTCATGTTGTTTATCGTGGGCTCATCAGTTGTCACCTTCCCCTTTGCCTTAATTCTCTTCTCCTACATCTGCATTGTCAAGGCTATCCTGAGAATCTCATCCATGGAGGGAAAACGGAAAGCCTTCACCACCTGTGGCTCTCATTTGACTGTTGTATTACTCTTCTATGGGACCATTATAGGGGTTTACTTCTTCCCCTCATCCACTCACCCTGATGACAGAGATAAGATTGGTGCAGTGCTCTTCACTGTGGTGACACCCATGATAAACCCCTTCATCTATAGCCTGAGGAACAAGGACATGAAAGTTGCCCTAAGAAAGCTCATTAATAGAAAACATTCCTGTCTTTGA